One Oncorhynchus clarkii lewisi isolate Uvic-CL-2024 chromosome 31, UVic_Ocla_1.0, whole genome shotgun sequence DNA segment encodes these proteins:
- the LOC139390776 gene encoding bifunctional heparan sulfate N-deacetylase/N-sulfotransferase 1-like, whose protein sequence is MLGCVSRLRRLVRLVRHLPLQTSLLLLFLFCTVSVFVSAYFLYGAKQELEHSGGGVAGGEVASAVYDDLRVSPSRLLPLRAVSGGPGGEGGVRTDPVVLVFVESQYSQLGQDIVAILESGRFRYRTEISPGKGDMPTLTDKEHGRFTLVIYENILKYVNLDAWNRELLDKYCVEYGVGIIGFFKANENSLLSAQLKGFPLFLHSNLGLKDCTVNSKSPLLFITRSGQPLPGPLPGDDWTVFQSNHSTYEPVLLAKTQSAESVPSLGTTVALLPSVVQDLGLHDGIQRVLFGNNLNFWLHKLVFVDAVGFLTGKRLSLSLERHLLVDIDDIFVGKEGTRMKVDDVKALLETQRELRNHVPNFTFNLGYSGKFFHAGSDEEDLGDDLLLSYVKEFWWFPHMWSHMQPHLFHNQSVLAEQMLLNKRFAMEHGIPTNMGYAVAPHHSGVYPVHLQLYDAWKKVWGIRVTSTEEYPHLKPARFRRGFIHSGISVLPRQTCGLFTHTIFYKEYPGSPNELDKLINGGELFLTVLLNPISIFMTHLSNYGNDRLGLYTFKSLVAFLQTWTNLRLQTLPPIQLAQRYFSLFPNERDPLWQDPCEDKRHKDIWSKEKTCDRFPKLLVIGPQKTGSTALYLFLGMHPDLTSNYPNKETFEEIQFFNGHNYHRGIDWYMEYFPLPSNTSSDYYFEKSANYFDSEVAAERAAALLPKSKIITILINPADRAYSWYQHQRAHDDPVALKYSFHDVIVATHDAPVRLRVLQNRCLVPGWYAIHLERWLNHYHSSQVLVLDGQQLKTEPASVMDRIQKFLGLVNTVNYHRILAFDPNKGFWCQLLEGGKTKCLGKSKGRRYPDMDPESQLFLREHYRDQNIALSKLLYRMGQPLPSWLREELVHTR, encoded by the exons ATGCTGGGATGTGTGTCCCGCCTGCGTCGGCTGGTCCGTCTTGTCCgccacctccccctccagacctccctgctcctcctcttcctcttctgcaCCGTCAGCGTCTTCGTCTCCGCGTACTTCCTGTACGGTGCGAAACAGGAGCTCGAGCACTCAGGAGGGGGCGTGGCTGGTGGCGAGGTGGCATCGGCCGTCTACGATGACCTCCGGGTGAGCCCGTCGCGCCTGCTCCCATTGCGGGCGGTGTCTGGGGGGCCcgggggtgaaggaggggtgaGGACAGACCCTGTGGTGCTGGTGTTTGTAGAGAGCCAGTACTCTCAGCTGGGCCAGGATATCGTGGCCATCCTGGAGTCGGGACGTTTCCGGTACCGGACGGAGATCTCTCCCGGTAAAGGGGACATGCCCACGTTAACTGATAAGGAGCATGGACGCTTCACGCTGGTCATCTATGAGAACATCCTGAAGTACGTTAACCTGGACGCCTGGAACAGAGAGCTGCTGGACAAGTACTGTGTGGAATACGGAGTGGGCATCATCGGCTTCTTTAAG GCCAATGAGAATAGCCTGCTGAGTGCCCAGCTCAAAggcttccccctcttcctccactccaACCTGGGCCTGAAAGACTGCACGGTCAACTCCAAGtcccccctcctcttcatcaCACGCTCCGGCCAACCCCTCCCAGGCCCCCTCCCCGGTGACGACTGGACCGTCTTTCAGTCCAACCACTCCACCTACGAGCCCGTCCTCCTGGCCAAGACCCAGTCCGCAGAGAGTGTCCCCTCACTGGGTACGACGGTCGCACTGCTTCCCTCCGTGGTGCAGGACCTGGGGCTCCATGATGGGATCCAGAGGGTTCTGTTTGGGAACAACCTCAACTTCTGGCTGCACAAGCTGGTGTTTGTGGACGCGGTGGGCTTCCTGACGGGAaagaggctctctctctccctggagcgACACCTACTGGTCGATATAGATGACATCTTTGTTGGGAAGGAGGGCACGAGGATGAAGGTGGATGATGTTAAG GCCCTGTTGGAGACCCAGCGAGAGCTGCGTAACCATGTACCCAACTTCACCTTCAACCTGGGCTATTCAGGGAAGTTCTTCCATGCAG GGTCAGATGAGGAGGACCTGGGGGATGACCTGCTCCTCTCCTACGTCAAGGAGTTCTGGTGGTTCCCCCACATGTGGAGCCACATGCAGCCCCACCTCTTCCACAACCAGTCAGTGCTAGCTGAACAGATGCTGCTCAACAAGAGGTTCGCTATG gAGCACGGTATCCCCACTAACATGGGCTATGCGGTGGCACCCCACCACTCTGGGGTGTACCCGGTCCACCTGCAGCTGTACGATGCCTGGAAGAAGGTGTGGGGCATCAGGGTGACCAGCACAGAGGAGTACCCCCACCTCAAACCTGCCCGCTTCAGACGAGGATTCATACACAGCGGTATCAGC gTCTTGCCCAGGCAGACATGTGGCCTGTTCACGCACACCATCTTCTATAAGGAGTACCCAGGCAGTCCCAACGAACTGGACAAACTCATTAACGGAGGAGAGCTGTTCCTCACTGTTCTACTCAACCct atcAGTATCTTCATGACCCACCTGTCTAACTACGGTAATGACCGGCTGGGCCTGTACACCTTTAAGAGCCTGGTGGCCTTCCTGCAAACCTGGACCAACCTGCGGCTGCAGACCCTGCCTCCCATCCAGCTGGCCCAGAGATACTTCAGCCTCTTCCCTAACGAGAGAGACCCACTCTGGCAG GATCCCTGCGAGGACAAAAGGCACAAGGACATCTGGTCAAAGGAGAAGACATGCGACCGTTTCCCCAAGCTGCTTGTCATTGGGCCTCAGAAGACAG gtTCTACAGCCCTCTATCTGTTCCTGGGCAtgcaccctgacctaaccagtaACTACCCCAACAAGGAGACCTTTGAGGAGATCCAGTTCTTCAACGGACACAACTACCACAGAGGCATCGACTG GTACATGGAGTACTTCCCCCTGCCCTCCAACACCAGCTCAGACTACTACTTTGAGAAAAGTGCCAACTATTTTGACTCTGAGGTGGCAGCGGAGCGGGCGGCTGCCCTCTTGCCTAAATCCAAGATCATCACCATCCTCATCAACCCAGCTGACCGCGCTTACTCCTGGTACCAG CACCAGCGCGCTCATGACGACCCAGTGGCTCTGAAATACTCCTTCCATGATGTTATCGTGGCTACCCATGATGCCCCGGTGAGATTGCGTGTGCTCCAGAACCGTTGCTTGGTGCCGGGCTGGTACGCCATCCACCTGGAGAGATGGCTCAACCACTACCACTCCAGTCAGGTCCTGGTTCTGGATGGGCAGCAGCTGAAGACTGAGCCGGCCTCAGTCATGGACAGGATCCAGAAGTTTTTAGGCCTGGTCAACACGGTCAACTACCACAGGATCCTAGC GTTTGACCCCAACAAAGGCTTCTGGTGTCAGCTGCTGGAGGGAGGGAAGACCAAGTGTCTGGGGAAGAGCAAGGGGCGGAGGTACCCTGACATGGACCCAGAG TCCCAGTTGTTCCTCAGGGAGCACTACAGGGATCAAAACATAGCATTATCTAAGCTGCTGTACAGGATGGGCCAGCCCCTGCCCAGCTGGCTCCGAGAGGAACTGGTCCATACCAGGTAG
- the LOC139391203 gene encoding HLA class II histocompatibility antigen gamma chain-like has product MEEQQQQRHDDALLERAGSQDVILPITTNTRASNSRAFKVAGLTVLACLLLAGQALTTYLVFNQRGQIYDMQKSNGNMRKQLRNRPPAVAPVKMQTPMLNMARLIDFTDEDVKTPMTNLEATAVAIVSLEEQVKNLLQNPQLPQFNETFLANLQSLKKQVEETEWEGFETWARYWLLFQMAQEKPPVLPTPQPVPRQRRASYPRMMQLKSE; this is encoded by the exons atggaggagcaacagcagcagagaCACGATGATGCGCTCCTGGAGCGCGCAGGGAGCCAGGACGTTATCCTCCCAATAACAACCAACACAAG GGCCTCTAACAGCCGTGCTTTTAAGGTAGCAGGGCTCACAGTGCTGGCGTGTCTTCTCCTAGCCGGCCAGGCCCTCACAACCTACCTGGTCTTCAACCAGAGGGGCCAGATCTATGACATGCAGAAGAGCAACGGCAACATGCGCAAGCAGCTGAGAAACAGACCACCGG CTGTGGCCCCTGTCAAGATGCAGACGCCCATGCTCAACATGGCCCGGCTGATCGACTTCACCGATGAGGACGTCAAGACTCCCATGACG AACCTGGAGGCCACTGCAGTTGCAATTGTGAGCCTGGAGGAGCAAGTGAAGAATCTGCTGCAg AACCCCCAGCTGCCCCAGTTCAACGAGACATTCCTGGCCAACCTGCAGAGCCTGAAGAAACAGGTGGAGGAGACTGAGTGGGAG GGCTTTGAGACCTGGGCGCGTTATTGGCTGCTCTTCCAGATGGCCCAGGAGAAGCCCCCTGTTCTCCCCACACCTCAGCCAG TACCCCGTCAGAGGAGGGCATCTTACCCCAGGATGATGCAGCTGAAGAGTGA ATGA